Within Vicia villosa cultivar HV-30 ecotype Madison, WI linkage group LG1, Vvil1.0, whole genome shotgun sequence, the genomic segment AATATCCGCCTTAGCAAGATTCTGGGGAGACGCCCCATCATCTTGCTTGATAGTAAACTCAATAGCTTCAATCCTACGAAAGTAATCATCAGAAAGCGGAACGCCAGAAGCTCCACGAGAAAGGCCAGAAGGAGATGCGCCCAAATGAGAAGCAATGGCCTCTGTAATGGGTCCCAGTACATTAGTAGAAGGCACACCCCATAATTTGCAGGCCTTCTCAGCAGCTGAAGATAATGAAGAATCAGCTAATGTATACACAAGCAATGCATTTTCTTTCACTGCTTGCTTTATTATCTCCAATAACCTTTCCACATCATCAACCTAATTAACATCAACAATctcaatataaatataaatataaacaaataacTAAAAGTAAAAACCGCCATGATTTATATCTAATTACGAGTTCTAATAAAACTATTGGTCTTACCCCAGAAAACAAATGGGTACTAACGGGGCAGCCGTGATCAACCAAGCAGTAATCGAACTGACCCAAAGCGGCGTTAACGGAGTGTTCAGCGGTCCAACCGGTACCATCAGAGACAATATAAATGGATTTGGCCCTAAACTCCGAACCGTCTTCACTAACGGCGTCATCTGAATCGACGTCGAAGGGAAGTGTAGGTGGGGAGTGGTTGGGTTCTAGGGTTTGGGTTCGGGAACTAGAGCGGTCCAATTTTCGACCGGAACGTATTGCACGAGCCCTGGACCACCGGTTCAGCTGGGGACTGGCCTTGGGTTTTCCTGTAACTGACTTGGATCCAGTGTCGTTGTTGTTGAGGTTGCATGCTTTGATTTGTAGAATTGGATGGGTGTTTGAACATAATTGGGAAATTGGCATAGCTAGTAACTGTTTCAGATTAGTaggatattttatttaatttttaaggaAGTTTCAGATTAATGAAAAATGCTACAACCACGATAATCTTTGTGTGTCAGTCTTATCTCTCACTTTCTTTCTactataacaaaaaaaatcagtaatttaataatacaatttttttttattttttctataacAATTTATTATGGTGGCTTTTAGGATAAAAGTCCATTAGTACCTCCAACTTCTGATTATATAGATAGAAAAAGCAAAGACATtgattattcaaaatatttaaaaaacatatattttcttCTAAATAGGACTAGAAGAAATATTTAGGTGTATCAAATACATGACTTCGTACATAGATAAATTTGATAGTTGATTTGTGGTCTTAAAATCTTGTGGCGTTAACTGATAAAGTTGAAAAATGGTTTTTGGCCTCAATTCTTGTATGAAAAATACTCTTTTAAGAATTGT encodes:
- the LOC131643436 gene encoding pyruvate, phosphate dikinase regulatory protein 1, chloroplastic isoform X2, translated to MPISQLCSNTHPILQIKACNLNNNDTGSKSVTGKPKASPQLNRWSRARAIRSGRKLDRSSSRTQTLEPNHSPPTLPFDVDSDDAVSEDGSEFRAKSIYIVSDGTGWTAEHSVNAALGQFDYCLVDHGCPVSTHLFSGVDDVERLLEIIKQAVKENALLVYTLADSSLSSAAEKACKLWGVPSTNVLGPITEAIASHLGASPSGLSRGASGVPLSDDYFRRIEAIEFTIKQDDGASPQNLAKADIVLTGVSRTGKTPLSIYLAQKGYKVANVPIVMGVDMPKTLSQVDPKKVFGLTINHGVLQEIRRTRAKTMGLSSGSRTNYSEMDYIREELEFAGKLFAQNPVWPVIGPAVEKRFRSDEYWWPLFCEKMQ
- the LOC131643436 gene encoding pyruvate, phosphate dikinase regulatory protein 1, chloroplastic isoform X1 — protein: MPISQLCSNTHPILQIKACNLNNNDTGSKSVTGKPKASPQLNRWSRARAIRSGRKLDRSSSRTQTLEPNHSPPTLPFDVDSDDAVSEDGSEFRAKSIYIVSDGTGWTAEHSVNAALGQFDYCLVDHGCPVSTHLFSGVDDVERLLEIIKQAVKENALLVYTLADSSLSSAAEKACKLWGVPSTNVLGPITEAIASHLGASPSGLSRGASGVPLSDDYFRRIEAIEFTIKQDDGASPQNLAKADIVLTGVSRTGKTPLSIYLAQKGYKVANVPIVMGVDMPKTLSQVDPKKVFGLTINHGVLQEIRRTRAKTMGLSSGSRTNYSEMDYIREELEFAGKLFAQNPVWPVIDVTSKAVEETAAVVLRLFHDRKHKCTMSRISKRY